The following coding sequences are from one Nicotiana tomentosiformis chromosome 3, ASM39032v3, whole genome shotgun sequence window:
- the LOC138908539 gene encoding uncharacterized protein, translated as MAPFEALYGKRCRYPIGWFEIGKAELTGPDLVHQAMKKVKIIKERLKTAQSRQKSYSDVCHRDLDDWVFLKVSPMKGIMRFGKKGKLSLRYVRPYKIIQRIGQVEYKLEVPPEMSLVHPVFHVSILKKVVRDPSAIVPVETIEVNEELSYEEIPVDRPSYKGNSGKSFENLGS; from the exons atggcaccatttgaggcattgtatggtaagagatgtagatatcccattgggtggttcgagattgggaaaGCAGAGTTGACagggccagaccttgtacatcaggctatgaaaaaagttaagatcataaaggagcggttgaaaactgctcagagtcgtcaaaaatcctattcggatgtttgtCATAGAGACttagatgattgggtattcttgaaggtttcccccatgaagggtattatgcggtttgggaaaaaggggaaattgagtctgaggtatgtccggccgtacaaaatcattcagagaattggCCAGGTGGAGTACAAGCTTGAGgtaccacccgagatgtcattagtgcacccggtattccatgtatccatatTGAAGAAGGTAGTcagagatccgtcagctattgtgccggttgagaccattgaggttaatgaagaattgtcatatgaagaaattccg gtggacaggcctagttacaaagggaactctggcaaaagttttgaaaatttagggagttag